The genomic region AAAAAGTTGGAGACGCAATGATATCCCAAGGTATATATTAAAAAATTAAACGGTATGAATATCATACCGTTTTTCTATTAATTGGCATTATTTACTACCTTAATTAAATTCTCAAAAATCGTAACTGCATTATCCGCTATAATATATCCTTTTATATTTCTATCACTAAACTTCTTAACATTCTTGATAAGTTCATATTGATCAGGTAAATATCTGCTCCATGTAGCATCCAAGTCCTCTAATCTTCTTGTAATACCTTTATCAATTAAATCTTCTTGTTCCTTAGTTGAAAACTTAAATAACGCAATTTCTGTTGCTTGAACATTCAATGGACTTAAACAAAATGTTGCCTCATCATAACTTGAAGAAGCTATTGCCATTAAACTTCCTATTTCACTATCACCTAATTTCTCTAATTTTGGTATATCAACTCCACTTATAATTTTCTCATAAATTTCATCGGTTGAAAGGTTAACATTTTTAGACGCATTAGATCCTTTACAAGAAGCCATAATCCCTAATAATAAAAAACATACAAAAACAAATGAAAATCTCCTTATATTGTTAAACAAAAAAACCACCTCTTTAATTTATTAATGTTATTTTATATCACATAGAATTATTTTATACAAAAAAAGCACCACATAAACGCAGTACTTTAATCTCCAAATCCAATTCCCATACTCTTAGATATCTTTATTAATTCATGATCAGGATTAACAAATTTTTCATTTCCAATAACACCTTCAAGCTTTATACACGAAATTTCATCACCATCTAAACAAACCATATTACCAAACTTTCCTTCATAAATAAGTCTAGCTGCTGCAGCACCATATCTAGTAGATAAAATTCTATCGTATGTTGAAGTATTCCCTCCTCTTTGAATGTGACCAAGTATTGTTGATCTAACCTCCTGATCTGGTATTCTCTTCTCTAGATCAATTGCAAGCTTATTTGCTATTCCACCAAACCTTATTGGATCTGGAGAATCCTCAACAACTTTTGCAATAACAGTTTCTCCTAAAACTGACTTAGCTCCTTCGGATACGACTATTAAAGTATATTTATATCCCATAGCTTTTCTTTCATTAATCTTCTCTACAATTTTATCCAAATTATACGGTATCTCAGGTATTAAAATTATATGAGCATCTCCAGCAATTCCAGCATGAAGAGCAATCCACCCTGCATTTCTACCCATAACTTCAGCAATTAAAATTCTATGATGTGATTCAGCTGTTGTATGGAGCCTATCCAAACAATCAGTAACTATCCCTATCGCCGTATTAAACCCAAATGTAAAATCCGTAGCTCCTAAATCATTATCAATAGTTTTAGGTACACCTACAACATTAACACCTTTACGGGCAAAATCTCTCGCTGATGTAAGAGTCCCATCTCCACCAACTATAACCAAAGCATCAATATTTTCTTTCTTAAGATTGTCAACAGCGATATCTGAAACATCTTTCTTAACTTTTTGTCCATTTTCCTCTACTATATAATCAAAAAGATTATCTTTATTGGAACTCCAAAGTATAGTTCCACCTTTATGTAAGATATTATCAACTGCATTAATATCAAGGTTAATATAATCATTATTATACAAACCTCTATATCCAAACCTATACCCTATAACTTCATATCCATATTCTAATATAGCTGTTTTTGTTACTGCTCTTATAACTGCATTAAGACCTGGACAGTCTCCTCCACCTGTAAGTATCGCAATTTTCTTTATTTGATTCATAGTAATCCTCCCAATATCTGAGTACACTGAGATTAATTGTAACATAAAACATAATATGTGTAAATATATTATAATCCTATACTTTAATAATATTAAGATTAACAAGTATGATAAGAAGTATCGCTATAATTATCCTATAATACGCAAAATATTTCATTGGATATTTCCTCAAAAATTTTATAAACGTATCAACGACTAAAATTGCAACCAAAAACGCAACTGAAAATCCAACCACAAGGGCAATTGCGTGACCAGATGTAAATGATGAATAATCCATCCCAAAAAGTTCATAAACAGATGCCCCGATCATAGTTGGTATAGCAAGAAAAAATGAAAATTCCGCTGCCAATTTTGTTGAACATCCAAATATCCACGCTCCAGATATAGTGGAAGACGATCTACTCATTCCAGGCCATAGAGATAAAACCTGAAAACATCCAATTCCTAAGGCTTGTTTAAGTGTTACATCACCAATATCTTTAGTCTGCTTGTCTACATTTCTATTCGAAAAATACTTTTCTACAAATAAAAGTATAATTCCCCCAATAATAAGTCCAAATGACACACTAAATGTATTGAATAACTTAGATTTAATTATATCATTTATTAAAATCCCAATAAGTGCAGATGGTAAAAACGCTATAAATATATAAAACCACATCTTAAATCCATACTCTTTTAAATGGACAATCGAATCTATGATCTTATTTCTATACAAAACCATAATAGCAAGAATAGCTCCCAATTGAATAACAACTTCGTACATTTGTACAAAATCCACACCGGCAGTTTCGATAAAATTTATTATATCACTTGCAATTATCATATGCCCAGTTGATGATACAGGTAAAAACTCTGTTATACCTTCAATAATTGCAATTACAACTGCCTTCAATAACAATAAGATCTCCAATCTTGTATCCTCCTTTTAAAATTAAGTTAAACTCCAATACATATATTATCATTTTATACTTACAAATACAAAAAAACTTTAGGAAAATACTTCCTAAAGTTTTTACAAATTTTAGTATAAATAATCTAAAATAGGTATCTCTTCACTCAATGTTTCACCAGTTGCATTATCATAAATCGCTTTAAGTTTAAAATAATTTTCTCTTATTATAAATGCTTCATACTCACTATATGAATCATCAAGACCCTCATAAGCTGATTCAACATTTGAAAATGCCCTCTGAATATTATTTTCTATATTCGCATAATAAGCTCCCGCATTATTTAAATTTAAAATATCCTTCGGATTAAGTTCATAGGCTCTTCTGATACTATCTATTCCAGGACCTACTTCTCCCATATTTAGGAGTAAAACTCCGTATGTTCTCACATAAATAGAATCTTCATTTAATGCTATTGCTTCTCTAAGTTTAACTTTCGCCTCTTCATATTTTTTCAAATCTATATATATCTTAGCTGCTTGATATTTAAGGCCAGATTCATATATCGAAATTTTATTAGAAAATTTAAGTATATCTAATGCACTATTTACATCATTAAATTCATTTGTATATTTTAAGACAAACTCCTTGTCAATGTAAGTATTTAATATATCAAGTGATTTCATCTTAAGATAAAAATAGTTCATATTTAAAATTTTATTTTGTCCAACGAGCACATTGAGTAACACATCATAACTTAGAGCAAAATCACTATTTAATTTAATGCTCTGAGTTATATTATTTAAAGACTCATTATAATTTTGAAGTTTCAAATTATGCTTGGCCAAAATATAATAAACATAAAAATTTTTATCTTTAATGCTCTTTAACTCATTCAATAGTACATCAACATCATCTAATCTATTTGCATTTGTAAGTATCTCAAGCCTTATACCATTTGATAACATATTCCCATGATATTTTTTTGAGAACTCATAAACATCTTCAAGATTTGATTGAGTTTTAGACACATCTTTTATATTTATGATAGCACGAATAAACCTAAGTTCTGGGGTAGCTCCTTGAGATTCAATGAAAAAATTAAGAGAATCATTAGCCTTATTCATATCATAATACTTAATCATATCTATAACAGATAAAACATCCGTATTCTCAGGATCACTTGCAAGTGTCTTAATTATCCCATTTAAACTATTATCAAATCTATTAAATATAACACTAAGTTTACTATAACTAATAATGTCATCTATATCATTAATGGAAGATAAATCTATACCATTATAAATAAACAAAGCATTATCAGGATTATTTGATAAAAGATTATATAATATTTCCTTTTCTTTAAATCTTATCTCATCACCTAAATTTTGAACATTTTTATCCAAAATCTCTCGTGCCTCTTCAAGACTATTATATAAAAACAAATTATCTAAGAGTTTATACACATTATTTTTATGATCGCTCTGATTCCTTACAAGAGTATTATGAGATATTTTATTTTTAAGTAACGTAAGTTCCTCTTTTGCTTGAGAAATATTATTAATAGAACTTAGTAGTGTCACAAGTTCTAAATGGCTTTCAATAGAAATTGATGAGTTGTTTCTATACGCATTTATAAGATTTTGAAAATCTCCATGTATTACATAATCTAAATAACTTTCTATTATATCTGATTCATTATTCTTTCCATCTATCTTATTTACCAAAATTTCTATATTTTGATTAATTACACTATAAGTTCCTGTAATGCTATAGCTTAATACTAAAAAAACCATACAGCATGAAATAATAACCGTACGTTTAAAAAATCTATTTGAGGGAAGCACTTTATAATTTTTCCTTATATCTTTCTCTCTTAAATAATTAATTATCTCATAAGGTGACATTCCACTGAAGTCTACTTTCTTATTTTTCCTTTTTACTATTTTATCTAAACGTTCAAAATAAACTTCCCTACTCTTATCACCCTTCAAATTTTTCTTCATATTTAAAAAACCTCATTCAACTACATTTTTATTATCTAGTTTGATAATACTAAATACAAACTAATTACAAGGGGACTTAAAATGAAATTTTTAATAAAATCATTAATCATCATCACGTTCTTTACAGGATTTTATCTTTGTACATACGAGAATTTTTTTTCTGAATCCATACATTTTTTAACATTTTATTCTCAAAACTTTAAAGATTACATGAGTAACATTGTACTACAAAATAAAAATATTAACAACACACTAGATGAAACAAATACCAAATCATTATTAAACGAGTACTTCATAACAATTTTTAACGAATGTCACATAAACGACAACTTCAAAGAAACTCTCAACTCTTCAAATTTCAAAATTTTAAATTTAAGAAATGAATCAGTCCAAAATATAGACTCAATTTTATCTATAAATGAAAAAAATTTATGCGTGTTAAATGAAGTAGAAGACATGTTACAACTAAAATATTTAAAAATAGACGAATGTACTTACCGTTTATTTGGCTACGACAATTATTCAATTTCTTACGTTAATCCAATACTTTTGACAAATAAAGATCTCTTAGATATCTATAAATATTTAAGAGTATTTGAGGACAACTTCTACACTTCTATTATTTTTGTTAATCAAAAAGATCTAAATAAAAAACTTATACCCCATATACTAAATAAAAATAGAATACTCTTAACTTTTGGAGAAGAATTTTCGATTAAAAATCACAAAAATTTTCCTTTAATAACATTCGGAAAATTTAAAGATATAAACTTTTTATATCAATTAAATCTCTTCATATCAGATTATTCTATAAACAAAATAAAAATCAAATTATTCCCAACAATTGAAGAAGGACTTCCTCTTCCATCCGAAAAAATAAAAGAAATGTTAGATGATTTTAATGATAATTCTAAATTAAAATTCTCGATTAGTGAAAATGGTGACTATATTTATAGTGAATATGATATACTTAAGGATAGTTAATAAAAATTTTAGAGGTTAGAGTAAAATGAAAAAAATATTATCAATTATAATAACCAAAATAGCTATTATGGTTTTAAAATTAAAGAAAAAAGGAAGTTCATTCCCTGGTAAAATTGCTTTAAAAATTTGTCCTGATATATTAAAACATGTATCAAAGAATGTAAATACAATTTTAATCACAGGAACCAATGGTAAAACCACAACAACTGCTCTAACAAATCACATATTTAATAATTCATTTATCAACTGTTTCTCAAATTACACAGGAGCAAATATGCTACCTGGAATAACTACAACTTACATAAAAAACTATAATTTATTTAACAAAAAAGTATCTAAGACCGCAATAATAGAAGTAGATGAAGCTAGTTTAAAATATATTTGCAAATTTATCGAACCAAAAATAATTGCCGTTACAAATATTTTTCGCGACCAATTAGATAGATACGGAGAAGTCTATACAACTCTAAATCATATTAAAGAAGGAATAAAACTCTGCAGTAACTCAAAGCTCATATTAAATGGAGACGAACCTCTGCTATGCTCTCTCGAAAAAATATATAATAGCAAATATTATTTTGGATTTGAAAACTACAAAAGTAATTCAAATCAAGAAAACCTAAATGTAGAGGCTACTAATTGTAAGTTTTGTGGATCGCCTTACGAGTATAATTTCATAACTTATAATCATTTGGGAAATTTTAAATGCAGTAGATGTGATTTTAAAAGAGAAGAGCTTGATTTTTCTGTTGCAGATATTTTAGAAAATAATATAAATGAAAGTATTATAAAAATTAAAAACAACGTTATAACAATAAATCAAGGTGGTATTTATAATATATATAACGTTCTTTGTGCCTATGCCATCAGTTCAGTTTGCAATATACCAGATTATATTATAATCGACTCTATAAAAACATTTTCAAATGTATTTGGACGACAGGAAAATTTTAAAATTAAAAATAATGACATAACTATGTTCCTAGTAAAAAACCCTGCAGGCTTTAATGAAACACTAAACACTATAAATTTAAATAAACAAAATGAATTTTATCTTGGATTTTTATTAAATGACAACTTTGCAGATGGTCAAGACATCTCGTGGATATATGATGTAAATATTGAAATGATAAATGATTTTAAGCTAAAAGAAGTATTCACTGGAGGAACAAGAACCCATGACATGGGTTTAAGATTAAACCTCGGAGAAGTTAAAAATATAAATATCTTTGAGAAATATGAAGAGATTTTAGATTATTTAGAAAACAAAGAAAATGAAACCGTATATATTCTTTGTAGTTATACTTGTATGCTTGAATTCAGAAGATTCTTGTATAGCAAAAAATACATAGATTCAATTTGGTAAATTAGGAGGTTTTTAATATGGAAATAACAGTACACCACTTTTATCCCGATCTACTAAATACATACGGTGATATTGGAAATATTTTAGCCTTAAAAAAAAGATGTAAAGAACGAAGAATAGAAGTTAAAATAAATAATGTCCACATAGGCGATGATATTTCTTTAAATATTGGCGATATTGTATTTATTGGTGGTGGACAAGATTTCGAACAGTCCTTAGTCGTAGATGACTTATTATCAAAAAGAAATGTCATAAAAGATTTTATAGAAGAAAATGGATGTGTACTTGCTATATGTGGCGGGTATCAACTCCTTGGAAAAAGTTATACAACTCAAACTGGTGATATTCTAGAAGGACTTGGTATATTAAATATTTATACAGTCGCATCTAATATTCGTAAAACTGGAAATATTGTAATAAAAAATGAAGAAAATGGGGAAACTTACATAGGTTTTGAAAACCACTCAGGTAATACATATATAAATGATCACACTCCTCTTGGGAAGTGCATAATTGGTTTTGGAAATAATGGAGAAGATTCTTATGAAGGACTTGTATATAAAAATACAATATGCACATATATGCACGGTCCACTTCTGCCCAAAAACAGAGAAATTACAGATAGATTAATATCAAATTGCTTAAAATCAAAATATCAAAACTTTACAGAATTAGAAGATATTGACTCAACATACGAGGATAAATGTAAAGACTTTTTACTTAATAGATTTAACATAAAATAATATAGTTTAAAATTTTAAAATTTTATATATTTGGAGTAATTTTCATGAAAAAATTTAAAACAAAATTATCAATGTTTTTATTTGCTATTTTTGCAATGACTTTGTTTTTAACAAATATTTCTTTAGCTGCAACCCCTTATTCTTATAAAATAACTCTAGAAGAGGATATACACTTCATACATAATACAATAATAAATTATGATGGTCATGGTGGTAATCAAGAAGTAAATTATATTGAATTTGATTTAAACAATGAAAACATTTCTTTAGCATTAATTAAAGCAAACAACCTAACAGCATCAAAAGAAACTTTATTAACACAATTAAATAATTCCGAATACATAACAGGTAAAAATATTATTGGTGGAGTAAATGGCGAATTCTTTCAAATGTCAAATGGTCAACCGCTTTTCACTACAATATCAGAAGGTGAAATATTCTCTATAATAAGTGATCCTTCTGATTCAAAAAGGCCTGTATTTTACATAGACAAATCTGGAAAGTATGGATTTGATTTTTTTACAGTAAGTGGAGCTATAAAATTTATAAAAGGATCTTATAAAGATCTCCAAATAGAATCTATAAATAAACTTGATTCATACAAACACACAAATATATCAAATTACAAAATAAATGAAGAATCAACTTACTACCCACACGAAGGTTTACCTTCACGCTATATGCTAATAGAACTTTTTAATAGCGATGGAAGTATTTTTGCTGGAACAACAATATACGGAAAAGTAATTGATATAGGAGAAATGAACGAACCTAAAAAAATCGAAAAGAACCAAGTTTTAATCACATCTTATGGTGATGAAAATTATTACAATATTGATTATAAATTTTTAAACGAAATCGTATCATTCAATTTTAATATTTATTCTAAAAATGAACAAAAGTTCAAAAACGATATTCTCCACGCCTTCACAGGTCATGAATATCTAATATCTTCAGGTAAAGAGATGGGAATTGATTATTATAAAACACTAGGTGATACATCATTTATAACTGGAAGACATGCAAGAACAGCCTTAGGTATAACAAGTTATAATAAAGTAATATTATTTACAGTAGACAAATCAGATGATAGCCTAGGTATGACGCTTTCTGAGCTTTCAAAATATTTAAAAGATCTAGACATAGTTGATGCAATAAATCTAGATGGAGGTGGTTCAACCTCAATAGCACTTGAAAATAATACATACACTTTAAAACTAATGAATGATCAAACAAAATATCAAAGAGAGATAACAAATGGAATTGGAATAATAGTAAATAAGGCGTAGATATTAAATCTACGCCTTTTAGTTATAACTATTTGCTTTTTTAGGAAAATCACATGTGTTAAATTAAAATTTCAAATTCTACCACTCAAAATTAAGCTTTTGAGCTAAAGTTTTTAATTCATTTTCATTAACCATTCTATCAGCTAAAGCTTGAAGAGTTGCAGAAGATGATCCATAAACTGATAATAATTTTTTGTATTCTGCCACCCAGAATGCCTTACCTTGAGTATCAGAATCTCTATTAACTATAGCATTATATAACGCTTCTACCTTATTTTCAGGAGTTGTATATAGCTTGTCAAATTCTTTTTCATTTATCATATTTAATAAGAATGCCCTTAAAGAAACTTTCTTACTAGTTAAATTTCCTAAATGGAACATATATCCATTCTCATCAGCTGGTCTATTAAATACGACATTATAAACATTAGCTAAATAACTTTGACCTTCAGATGTAGAATCAATTTTTACATTTTTAAGAACTAAAGTTTTAGTTTTGTTATTTTTATCATTGTAATTAATACTTATTTCAGTATACTCTTTTCCTGGAACTAATCCTTCAAGAACTACCTTTCCATTCTGGAATCTAGCTTTAACATTTGAGTATTGATCATTAGTTTCAATTACAGTTTTACCGTTCTTATCTTTATATTTAAATCCAACAGGTGTAGGATTTGCACTACTTTCAGTATAAGAAACGCCTGAAGGTATAGTTACACTTATTGAAGTCGAACCTTTAGTTGAATTAGTACTAGTTACATTAACTGTAGTAGATCCAGTTGATGAAGAACTACTGCTTCCTCCAGATATTGTTCCACCACTACCTGATGAAGAACCAGGCTTTGTTGTTGCCACAGCTATATTAGAATAAATATCTCGGACTTCTGAATTTCCCTCTTTGTATGAATATGTCACCACAAACTCATATTCTTTACCAGCATTCAATCCTGTAACTACCTTAGTTACTGGATCTTCTTTTATATCACTAGATGAAATATCAGCACCCTTTGCAATTTCCCATCCATCATTAGCACCTAATCCAGCTTTATATTCTCTGTAATAAATTATTCCACCTGTTATATTTTTAATCAAATCATTATTTCCGAAGAAATCCATATCAATTGTCAATCTAACTGAAGATGTTGTAGGATTATCAGCTTTAAGTAATACAGTTATAGGATTATAATTTGCAATTACTCCAGCACTATAAGTTCCTTGATACTTTCCACTAGTTACAACATTATGAATTGTATTAATTCCTGATTTAAATTGATCAAATGTAACTCTATCACTACCACTAACTGGATCGTTCACTCTTACAGTTCCAGTAGGTACCGTAGAATTAAATTTAGCATCTATTTTAAATTGATCAGTTATATTTTCTGTTCCACTGTTAGTAGCTTGAACATTTGTTAAATTTACGGATTCAACTACTCCAGGAGTTAAGTCTACCTTTCCTTCAACTTTCTTACCATTTATCTCAAGAATCCAAGAAGCATCAGTTTTATTTGGAACAGCTCCATTAAATTGAACATCAAATACTAAATTGTCACTCTTACTCTCCGTACTATTAAATGTAGC from Candidatus Arthromitus sp. SFB-mouse-Japan harbors:
- a CDS encoding DUF4358 domain-containing protein, which produces MVFLFNNIRRFSFVFVCFLLLGIMASCKGSNASKNVNLSTDEIYEKIISGVDIPKLEKLGDSEIGSLMAIASSSYDEATFCLSPLNVQATEIALFKFSTKEQEDLIDKGITRRLEDLDATWSRYLPDQYELIKNVKKFSDRNIKGYIIADNAVTIFENLIKVVNNAN
- a CDS encoding 6-phosphofructokinase, yielding MNQIKKIAILTGGGDCPGLNAVIRAVTKTAILEYGYEVIGYRFGYRGLYNNDYINLDINAVDNILHKGGTILWSSNKDNLFDYIVEENGQKVKKDVSDIAVDNLKKENIDALVIVGGDGTLTSARDFARKGVNVVGVPKTIDNDLGATDFTFGFNTAIGIVTDCLDRLHTTAESHHRILIAEVMGRNAGWIALHAGIAGDAHIILIPEIPYNLDKIVEKINERKAMGYKYTLIVVSEGAKSVLGETVIAKVVEDSPDPIRFGGIANKLAIDLEKRIPDQEVRSTILGHIQRGGNTSTYDRILSTRYGAAAARLIYEGKFGNMVCLDGDEISCIKLEGVIGNEKFVNPDHELIKISKSMGIGFGD
- a CDS encoding undecaprenyl-diphosphate phosphatase: MEILLLLKAVVIAIIEGITEFLPVSSTGHMIIASDIINFIETAGVDFVQMYEVVIQLGAILAIMVLYRNKIIDSIVHLKEYGFKMWFYIFIAFLPSALIGILINDIIKSKLFNTFSVSFGLIIGGIILLFVEKYFSNRNVDKQTKDIGDVTLKQALGIGCFQVLSLWPGMSRSSSTISGAWIFGCSTKLAAEFSFFLAIPTMIGASVYELFGMDYSSFTSGHAIALVVGFSVAFLVAILVVDTFIKFLRKYPMKYFAYYRIIIAILLIILVNLNIIKV
- a CDS encoding tetratricopeptide repeat protein, which encodes MKKNLKGDKSREVYFERLDKIVKRKNKKVDFSGMSPYEIINYLREKDIRKNYKVLPSNRFFKRTVIISCCMVFLVLSYSITGTYSVINQNIEILVNKIDGKNNESDIIESYLDYVIHGDFQNLINAYRNNSSISIESHLELVTLLSSINNISQAKEELTLLKNKISHNTLVRNQSDHKNNVYKLLDNLFLYNSLEEAREILDKNVQNLGDEIRFKEKEILYNLLSNNPDNALFIYNGIDLSSINDIDDIISYSKLSVIFNRFDNSLNGIIKTLASDPENTDVLSVIDMIKYYDMNKANDSLNFFIESQGATPELRFIRAIINIKDVSKTQSNLEDVYEFSKKYHGNMLSNGIRLEILTNANRLDDVDVLLNELKSIKDKNFYVYYILAKHNLKLQNYNESLNNITQSIKLNSDFALSYDVLLNVLVGQNKILNMNYFYLKMKSLDILNTYIDKEFVLKYTNEFNDVNSALDILKFSNKISIYESGLKYQAAKIYIDLKKYEEAKVKLREAIALNEDSIYVRTYGVLLLNMGEVGPGIDSIRRAYELNPKDILNLNNAGAYYANIENNIQRAFSNVESAYEGLDDSYSEYEAFIIRENYFKLKAIYDNATGETLSEEIPILDYLY
- a CDS encoding MurT ligase domain-containing protein, whose amino-acid sequence is MKKILSIIITKIAIMVLKLKKKGSSFPGKIALKICPDILKHVSKNVNTILITGTNGKTTTTALTNHIFNNSFINCFSNYTGANMLPGITTTYIKNYNLFNKKVSKTAIIEVDEASLKYICKFIEPKIIAVTNIFRDQLDRYGEVYTTLNHIKEGIKLCSNSKLILNGDEPLLCSLEKIYNSKYYFGFENYKSNSNQENLNVEATNCKFCGSPYEYNFITYNHLGNFKCSRCDFKREELDFSVADILENNINESIIKIKNNVITINQGGIYNIYNVLCAYAISSVCNIPDYIIIDSIKTFSNVFGRQENFKIKNNDITMFLVKNPAGFNETLNTINLNKQNEFYLGFLLNDNFADGQDISWIYDVNIEMINDFKLKEVFTGGTRTHDMGLRLNLGEVKNINIFEKYEEILDYLENKENETVYILCSYTCMLEFRRFLYSKKYIDSIW
- a CDS encoding type 1 glutamine amidotransferase; translation: MEITVHHFYPDLLNTYGDIGNILALKKRCKERRIEVKINNVHIGDDISLNIGDIVFIGGGQDFEQSLVVDDLLSKRNVIKDFIEENGCVLAICGGYQLLGKSYTTQTGDILEGLGILNIYTVASNIRKTGNIVIKNEENGETYIGFENHSGNTYINDHTPLGKCIIGFGNNGEDSYEGLVYKNTICTYMHGPLLPKNREITDRLISNCLKSKYQNFTELEDIDSTYEDKCKDFLLNRFNIK
- a CDS encoding phosphodiester glycosidase family protein, with product MKKFKTKLSMFLFAIFAMTLFLTNISLAATPYSYKITLEEDIHFIHNTIINYDGHGGNQEVNYIEFDLNNENISLALIKANNLTASKETLLTQLNNSEYITGKNIIGGVNGEFFQMSNGQPLFTTISEGEIFSIISDPSDSKRPVFYIDKSGKYGFDFFTVSGAIKFIKGSYKDLQIESINKLDSYKHTNISNYKINEESTYYPHEGLPSRYMLIELFNSDGSIFAGTTIYGKVIDIGEMNEPKKIEKNQVLITSYGDENYYNIDYKFLNEIVSFNFNIYSKNEQKFKNDILHAFTGHEYLISSGKEMGIDYYKTLGDTSFITGRHARTALGITSYNKVILFTVDKSDDSLGMTLSELSKYLKDLDIVDAINLDGGGSTSIALENNTYTLKLMNDQTKYQREITNGIGIIVNKA